A single region of the Syntrophus gentianae genome encodes:
- a CDS encoding DUF6765 family protein, with protein MQIDMHYGAIYYLASLAGIGEEEAEKIAWSSQFVDDAEFGGTVQFSDGQGCICSNSAHRYITDNMSAHGRLVWIPYHFVPDTKTQGSFLDRLKCKQNSDLAGAAVQAALDETDSISRPYRFGVALHAYADTWSHYEFTGLWSDSNLIDHVEPVNVGQNWWESLKADAGSVYATLKGRQESALGHLLADKCPDLPYLVWRYRVTAGLGLIPRNNPEDYRKAMRAIYSYMISYSGSALTPDIPQEHEKILNVLIEQQEDDPGKRLSQWSKAISRKFHRALPEYQEEKWIDDALGKKWKKDKCIISDATYHSFIKSHYWQFCEALRKHSDIIVSLLARQGLYLV; from the coding sequence ATGCAAATCGACATGCACTACGGAGCGATATACTACCTGGCCAGTTTGGCTGGAATTGGAGAAGAGGAAGCAGAAAAAATTGCCTGGTCATCCCAGTTTGTCGATGATGCGGAGTTTGGAGGCACAGTGCAGTTCAGCGATGGCCAAGGCTGCATATGCAGCAACTCTGCACATCGGTATATCACAGACAACATGAGTGCTCATGGGAGACTGGTATGGATTCCTTACCATTTTGTTCCGGATACAAAAACCCAAGGTTCTTTTCTTGATAGATTGAAGTGCAAGCAAAACAGTGACCTGGCTGGGGCTGCGGTACAGGCGGCATTGGACGAGACAGATTCCATTTCCCGGCCCTATCGTTTTGGTGTTGCGCTTCATGCATACGCCGATACCTGGTCGCACTACGAGTTTACCGGCCTCTGGTCTGACTCCAACCTCATAGACCACGTTGAACCCGTCAATGTTGGTCAGAATTGGTGGGAGTCGTTGAAAGCCGATGCCGGCAGCGTTTACGCAACTCTGAAAGGGAGACAGGAAAGCGCCCTCGGACATCTCCTGGCTGACAAGTGCCCGGATCTTCCTTACCTCGTGTGGCGATATCGCGTCACCGCAGGATTGGGCCTGATCCCCAGAAACAACCCGGAAGATTACCGGAAGGCCATGAGGGCCATATACTCATACATGATTTCGTACTCGGGATCCGCTTTGACCCCGGATATTCCCCAGGAGCACGAAAAAATCTTGAATGTACTGATTGAACAGCAGGAAGATGATCCCGGGAAGCGACTCTCGCAGTGGAGCAAGGCCATCTCCAGGAAATTCCACAGGGCACTCCCCGAGTATCAAGAGGAAAAGTGGATTGACGATGCCTTGGGAAAGAAATGGAAAAAGGACAAGTGCATCATTTCCGATGCCACCTATCATAGTTTTATCAAAAGTCATTACTGGCAGTTCTGCGAAGCACTCCGGAAACATTCGGACATTATTGTGTCACTATTAGCCAGGCAAGGATTGTATCTCGTTTAG
- a CDS encoding amidohydrolase family protein: MEIIDSHTHWGASAQMGMTVTTEELLRQARQSGVDRIVIFPFPSQALADEGINGELLGETRRVSQFIPYYYIPDDLRTIPREQGFYGGKWHWTRGISDCSSNYKVLDDPKLPEFLEESEAVGLPLIVEEELNFTEALAKRSGKLNLIIPHLGMLGGNPLDFLAAFKKNEHIFFDTALAAPQTIRRFVEEVGAERILFGSDIPFGTMKNELQKVLSLPLPDRERECILGGNLRRLTGLDSASGSQ; the protein is encoded by the coding sequence TTGGAAATCATTGATTCTCACACCCATTGGGGGGCTTCCGCACAAATGGGCATGACCGTGACGACGGAGGAACTGCTTCGGCAGGCCCGGCAGAGCGGTGTTGACCGGATCGTGATCTTTCCTTTCCCCTCTCAGGCCTTGGCGGATGAAGGGATCAACGGGGAACTCCTGGGCGAAACCCGCCGCGTGTCCCAGTTTATCCCCTATTATTACATCCCCGATGACCTGCGGACGATCCCCCGGGAGCAAGGTTTTTACGGGGGAAAATGGCACTGGACACGGGGGATTTCGGATTGTTCCTCCAACTACAAGGTCCTTGATGATCCAAAACTGCCGGAATTTCTGGAGGAATCGGAGGCTGTCGGGCTGCCCCTCATCGTTGAGGAAGAGCTGAATTTTACCGAAGCCCTGGCAAAGCGCTCCGGAAAACTGAACCTGATCATTCCCCACTTGGGGATGCTGGGAGGAAATCCCCTGGATTTCCTCGCCGCCTTCAAGAAGAATGAGCACATCTTTTTCGATACAGCCCTGGCCGCACCGCAGACCATCCGGCGCTTCGTCGAGGAAGTGGGGGCCGAGCGGATTCTCTTCGGGTCGGACATCCCCTTCGGCACGATGAAAAATGAACTCCAGAAGGTCCTCTCCCTGCCCCTTCCCGATCGGGAAAGGGAATGCATCCTCGGGGGCAATCTCCGCCGCCTGACGGGACTCGATTCCGCCTCCGGTTCCCAATGA
- a CDS encoding SPL family radical SAM protein, with protein sequence MIIREIFAKSVLSKSQVYDYALNPYVGCSHGCRYCYAAFMKRFTGHKEKWGDFVDVKINAPELLAGEIKKKGMGRVWISGVCDPYQAVEKKYRLTRRCIEILLENSWPVTIQTKSSLVLRDIEILERGKDVEVGFSITTADERIRNLFEPGAAPIQARISSLDTLHSRKIRTFAMIAPLLPGAEGLDEELSGKVDYVLIDRLNYSYANQIYRENKLEWAKEDSFFFQKAQALKEGFERKGIPVEVLF encoded by the coding sequence ATGATTATCCGGGAGATTTTTGCCAAATCCGTCCTCTCCAAATCTCAGGTGTACGACTATGCCCTCAATCCCTACGTGGGCTGCAGCCATGGATGTCGGTACTGCTATGCGGCGTTCATGAAACGGTTTACCGGTCACAAGGAAAAATGGGGAGACTTCGTTGATGTCAAGATCAATGCTCCAGAGCTGCTGGCCGGAGAAATCAAGAAGAAAGGGATGGGCAGGGTCTGGATCAGCGGTGTCTGCGATCCTTACCAGGCTGTAGAAAAGAAGTATCGGCTGACGCGCAGATGCATCGAGATCCTTTTGGAAAATTCCTGGCCGGTGACGATCCAGACGAAATCCTCTCTCGTCTTGCGGGATATCGAAATCCTGGAAAGGGGAAAAGACGTCGAAGTCGGCTTTTCCATCACAACGGCGGATGAAAGAATCCGGAATCTCTTCGAGCCTGGCGCCGCTCCGATTCAGGCAAGAATTTCCTCCCTGGATACTCTGCATTCCAGAAAAATTCGAACTTTTGCCATGATCGCCCCGCTTCTCCCTGGTGCTGAGGGATTGGATGAAGAACTATCGGGAAAGGTCGATTACGTCCTGATTGACCGGCTCAATTATTCCTATGCCAATCAGATTTACAGGGAAAACAAATTGGAATGGGCCAAGGAGGATTCTTTTTTCTTTCAGAAGGCCCAGGCGTTGAAGGAAGGATTCGAAAGAAAGGGCATTCCTGTCGAAGTTCTCTTTTGA
- a CDS encoding antibiotic biosynthesis monooxygenase family protein, with product MFIVLINFPSIKAGKEAEFEEWFAWSNQQFARFNGFVGRRLLKPIGGGRYAAVVEFESEDNFRAMHGSAEHDEAGDRVRPLLQGSPTPQFYEVIVE from the coding sequence ATGTTTATCGTCCTGATCAACTTCCCATCGATTAAAGCAGGTAAGGAAGCCGAGTTCGAGGAATGGTTTGCCTGGTCAAACCAACAGTTTGCCCGCTTTAATGGTTTTGTTGGCAGGCGGCTTTTAAAGCCCATCGGAGGCGGCCGTTATGCAGCGGTCGTAGAATTTGAATCTGAGGATAATTTCAGGGCAATGCACGGAAGCGCCGAGCATGACGAAGCCGGCGACCGTGTCCGCCCTCTTTTGCAGGGCAGCCCGACCCCCCAGTTTTACGAAGTGATCGTCGAATAG
- a CDS encoding Fur family transcriptional regulator — protein MKAETSSSAAVGALREAGLRKTAQRLAVLNILNSADSPLTANDIFLRLGSPQKINRVTVYRILSSFTRKGMIREFESRRGIHYYERANAFSPSHPHFICRACGRMICMTSFVLSGPLKKMIDQQGVSIEHISISGLCRLCRCNNP, from the coding sequence ATGAAAGCAGAGACGTCATCCTCCGCTGCCGTAGGAGCTCTCAGGGAGGCGGGCCTTCGCAAAACAGCTCAACGCCTGGCCGTTCTCAATATTCTGAATTCCGCGGATTCTCCCCTCACGGCAAATGATATTTTTCTGCGCCTTGGAAGTCCACAGAAGATTAACAGGGTAACCGTGTACAGGATTCTCTCTTCCTTCACCCGGAAAGGCATGATCCGGGAGTTCGAGTCCAGGCGGGGCATTCACTATTACGAAAGGGCGAACGCTTTTTCGCCGTCCCATCCCCATTTCATCTGTCGGGCCTGCGGCAGAATGATCTGCATGACCTCTTTCGTCCTGAGCGGCCCATTAAAGAAGATGATCGATCAACAGGGTGTTTCCATCGAACATATCAGTATCAGTGGCCTCTGCCGTTTGTGCCGCTGCAATAATCCATAG
- the purF gene encoding amidophosphoribosyltransferase, translating to MESNHPFVEDKPREACGVFAVYGHPEAARLTFFGLFALQHRGQESAGIAASDGHTVRTHKGMGLASEVFHEENLARLPGTLAIGHVRYSTTGSSTLSNAQPFVVHHGEEYYALGHNGNLINAQSLRRELEDSGSIFQSTMDSEVIVHLMAPHLKEGIEPALKAALQRVQGAYSIVMLTRNSIIAFRDPRGFRPLSLGRLNDGWVVASETCAFDLVGAQYLRDVEPGEIVLIDEQGVHSLKPFPLMPHSHCIFELIYFARPDSQIFGQNVYLCRKRFGHALAQEYRPDVDFVMPFPDSGNYAALGYAEESGFPFEMGMIRNHYVGRTFIQPTQPMRDFAVRVKLNPVKPLMAGKKILIVEDSIVRGTTSRNRVRYLRENGAKSIHMAISCPPTRFPCPYGIDFSAKGELLAANRDMEEEIARFIGLDSMHYLSLEGLVKSANMNPDSFCLACYNGKYPLQPPGEIQKLCLE from the coding sequence ATGGAATCTAATCATCCATTTGTCGAAGATAAGCCTCGTGAGGCCTGCGGCGTTTTCGCCGTGTACGGGCATCCCGAGGCCGCGCGTCTCACCTTTTTCGGTCTCTTTGCCCTGCAGCACCGGGGCCAGGAAAGCGCCGGTATTGCCGCGTCGGATGGGCACACGGTCCGGACCCACAAGGGCATGGGACTCGCCTCCGAAGTCTTCCATGAAGAGAATCTGGCCCGCCTCCCCGGCACCTTGGCCATCGGGCACGTCCGCTATTCCACGACCGGATCCTCCACCCTGTCCAACGCCCAGCCTTTCGTGGTTCATCACGGGGAAGAATATTACGCCCTGGGGCATAACGGTAATCTGATCAATGCCCAGTCCCTGCGCCGGGAGCTGGAGGATTCAGGCTCCATCTTCCAGTCCACAATGGACAGTGAGGTCATCGTGCACCTTATGGCGCCGCACTTGAAGGAGGGCATCGAACCGGCCTTGAAAGCCGCACTCCAGAGGGTTCAGGGCGCCTACAGCATCGTCATGCTGACTCGGAACTCGATTATCGCCTTTCGTGATCCCCGCGGATTCCGTCCCCTGTCCTTGGGCCGTCTCAATGACGGCTGGGTCGTGGCGTCGGAAACCTGCGCCTTCGATCTGGTGGGCGCCCAGTATCTGCGGGACGTCGAGCCGGGTGAGATTGTCCTGATCGATGAGCAGGGGGTGCACAGCCTGAAACCCTTTCCTCTCATGCCTCATTCCCACTGCATCTTTGAGCTTATTTATTTCGCCAGGCCGGACAGCCAGATCTTCGGGCAGAACGTCTATCTCTGCCGGAAGCGGTTCGGCCATGCCTTGGCTCAGGAATACCGGCCCGATGTCGATTTCGTCATGCCCTTTCCCGATTCGGGCAACTATGCCGCCTTGGGATATGCGGAAGAGAGCGGTTTCCCTTTTGAAATGGGGATGATCCGCAACCACTATGTGGGCCGGACCTTCATTCAGCCGACCCAGCCCATGCGGGACTTCGCCGTAAGGGTGAAGCTGAATCCCGTGAAGCCGCTGATGGCGGGGAAGAAGATTCTGATCGTCGAAGATTCCATCGTCCGGGGGACCACCAGCCGCAACCGGGTCCGTTATCTCCGGGAAAACGGCGCCAAGTCCATCCACATGGCGATCAGTTGTCCGCCGACCCGTTTCCCCTGCCCCTATGGAATCGATTTTTCCGCGAAAGGGGAACTCCTTGCCGCCAATCGGGATATGGAAGAGGAGATCGCCCGGTTCATCGGTCTCGATTCCATGCATTACCTGAGTCTGGAGGGGCTGGTAAAGAGTGCCAACATGAATCCCGATTCCTTCTGCCTGGCCTGCTACAACGGTAAATATCCCCTGCAACCGCCCGGAGAAATCCAGAAGCTCTGTCTGGAATAG
- a CDS encoding putative manganese transporter, translated as MYDVFLDAFKDTITMVPLLLVIYIGIELVEYKFGSRIIAFVQKAGAAGPTVGAVAGSLPQCGISVVATALYTQRLLTIGTLLAVYLSTSDEAIPIILARPDKAGLIWPLLLTKMGIGLVAGYSLDLLFRKSNQTILDHINVCALGQDDVSHHHEIVLDQEACCGHSTSPSAEHFNPREIFLHPMIHTTKIFAFIFAISLLINGAVYYMGEEAFGKLFLGQSFLQPFVAALVGLIPNCAASVAITELYLKGAITYGSMIAGLCAGAGLGILVLFREEKEKQEVFKILGLLFGISVVVGLFIQNVLKI; from the coding sequence GTGTACGATGTTTTCTTAGACGCCTTCAAGGATACGATCACGATGGTCCCGCTCCTGCTGGTCATTTATATCGGGATAGAACTTGTTGAATACAAGTTCGGCAGCAGGATCATCGCCTTTGTCCAAAAAGCGGGAGCCGCAGGTCCCACCGTGGGGGCCGTGGCCGGCAGCCTGCCGCAGTGCGGCATTTCCGTCGTTGCGACGGCTCTGTACACCCAGAGACTTTTGACGATCGGAACCCTGCTGGCCGTCTATCTTTCGACCTCAGATGAGGCGATTCCGATTATTCTGGCCCGTCCCGATAAGGCTGGACTCATCTGGCCTCTCCTGTTGACAAAGATGGGGATTGGCCTGGTTGCGGGTTATTCTCTTGATTTGCTTTTTAGAAAGAGTAATCAAACCATCCTTGACCACATCAACGTTTGTGCCCTGGGCCAGGACGATGTAAGTCACCATCACGAAATCGTCCTGGACCAGGAAGCCTGCTGCGGTCACAGCACAAGTCCCTCTGCAGAGCACTTCAACCCCAGAGAGATTTTTCTCCACCCGATGATTCATACGACGAAGATATTCGCTTTTATCTTCGCCATCTCCCTGTTGATCAACGGCGCCGTTTATTATATGGGGGAAGAAGCCTTCGGAAAATTGTTTCTTGGACAGAGCTTTCTGCAGCCCTTTGTGGCGGCGTTGGTGGGATTGATACCAAACTGTGCGGCATCTGTCGCCATAACGGAGCTGTATCTCAAAGGCGCCATTACCTACGGATCGATGATCGCCGGTCTATGTGCAGGGGCCGGACTGGGAATCCTCGTTTTGTTCAGAGAGGAAAAAGAGAAGCAGGAGGTCTTTAAAATCCTGGGGCTCCTTTTCGGAATAAGCGTCGTGGTAGGACTGTTCATTCAAAACGTCCTCAAGATATAA